From Coffea arabica cultivar ET-39 chromosome 9c, Coffea Arabica ET-39 HiFi, whole genome shotgun sequence, one genomic window encodes:
- the LOC140014419 gene encoding uncharacterized protein → MGVLRETRVSGGGGLLRDSAGQVLVAFSAYLGEATSLHAEVLAMVKGVQVCLGKGFLPRVVQSDSKLLIDILQRRCLCPWSVRREVVQIWHLVEGVQFEHCYREANKVADILSNVGVSHPQDQLRVYSAEQALPLVAQGECRLNRLGVPSVRRVRV, encoded by the exons ATGGGTGTTCTAAGGGAAACCCGGGTGAGTGGTGGAGGTGGCTTACTTAGAGACTCCGCTGGGCAGGTATTGGTGGCTTTCTCGGCGTACCTGGGGGAGGCTACTAGTCTTCATGCTGAAGTGTTGGCCATGGTTAAGGGTGTTCAAGTGTGTTTAGGTAAGGGGTTTCTTCCCAGGGTAGTGCAATCGGATTCGAAATTGTTAATTGACATACTCCAGCGACGATGCCTTTGTCCTTGGTCTGTTAGGAGAGAGGTGGTGCAAATCTGGCACCTGGTGGAGGGGGTTCAGTTTGAGCATTGTTACAGAGAGGCGAATAAGGTTGCTGATATATTATCCAATGTAGGGGTCTCTCATCCTCAAGACCAGCTTCGAGTTTACTCTGCTGAGCAGGCTCTTCCCTTAGTGGCCCAGGGCGAATGTCGTTTAAATAGACTGGGCGTGCCTTCGGTTAGGCGTGTCAGG gtttaa
- the LOC140014420 gene encoding uncharacterized protein: MDGYYMQSSLNRGLLDVIRQAWQAETSGSPLKILCSKLLRTRRAIQGWNKGVFGNVFEVVKQAEATVLAAEARTEQDDSMEAVKWLRYGDRNSRYFHATVQQRRVQGVIHRVKDANGEWVEDDEGIANEAVRFFSDLFSATGGPAGTWEHLIPHLVSQADRAALDADPTMEEVKRVVFQMDGDSAAGPDGLTGQFFTFAWDVIAQDVYNAVLSFFCGAELPRFVTSTSIVLIPKVTNPQDFSKYRPISLCNFSNKVLSRILADRLASILPKIVSPQQTGFVKGRNITENYLLAQELMSGIRKKARGGNVALKLDMAKAYDRVSWIFIVRVLRKFGFGERFVDMVWRLVSNVWFSVIINGASHGFFKSSRGIRQGDPLSPSLFVIGAEVLSRGLNSLAAQSGFLGFTVPRGCPSVTHLAFADDVLIFANGSSTSLKEIMRVLDMYQLASGQLVSAQKSGYLVHPSVLPARRRVVERITGFSRLVLIKHVLASLPTHLLSAAVIPMATFKSIERLCANFLWGSSTEQTRHHWIRWPHLCYPVMEGGAGFRRVHDVYNAFSCKLWWAVRTGSSLWATFMRAKYCNGIHPCQVVSSRAASPTWRRMINVSRQAELCMILPPSIVDEVMQTPALNGRGTDQVIWRTTQSGLFTLAAAFQEVCQGRNRSLVFSRIWYPRIPLRVSLFMLRLLMRRLPLDDVWREMGFQLASKCWCCALATGETLVHVFSAGQFAMEVWEYFQNICGVGRSYDSLRAHLFEWWMFPTPRAKQRFVFDIDPVFICWNIWKARCRAVFEGARVRVNEVCEAVFQDVQSAVEGQFSLAIHVSDFSLFYERVVQSTARYEFTVVR, translated from the exons ATGGATGGTTACTATATGCAAAGCTCCTTGAAtcgag GACTGTTGGATGTTATTCGCCAGGCTTGGCAAGCAGAGACCTCGGGCTCTCCGTTAAAGATATTATGCTCCAAGCTCCTGCGGACCAGGCGTGCCATCCAGGGCTGGAACAAGGGAGTTTTTGGGAATGTGTTCGAGGTTGTTAAGCAGGCGGAAGCAACTGTGCTAGCAGCAGAAGCCCGCACGGAGCAGGATGACTCGATGGAGGC GGTAAAGTGGCTTCGTTACGGCGATCGCAACTCAAGATATTTCCATGCCACGGTTCAGCAGCGGAGGGTGCAGGGTGTGATTCATAGAGTGAAGGATGCGAACGGCGAATGGGTTGAAGATGACGAGGGGATTGCCAATGAGGCTGTGCGTTTCTTCTCGGATTTGTTTTCGGCCACCGGCGGGCCAGCTGGTACTTGGGAGCATTTAATCCCTCACTTGGTGTCGCAAGCAGACAGGGCGGCTCTTGATGCAGATCCAACTATGGAGGAGGTGAAACGGGTGGTATTTCAGATGGATGGGGATAGTGCTGCAGGCCCTGATGGTTTGACAGGTCAGTTCTTTACTTTCGCTTGGGATGTTATTGCGCAGGATGTTTATAATGCTGTATTGAGCTTCTTTTGTGGGGCGGAGCTGCCCCGTTTCGTAACTTCTACATCCATTGTTTTAATTCCCAAGGTGACAAACCCTCAGGACTTTTCTAAGTATAGGCCGATTAGTTTGTGCAATTTTTCCAACAAGGTCCTCTCTCGAATTTTGGCGGATAGGTTAGCAAGTATTTTGCCCAAGATTGTGTCGCCGCAACAGACGGGGTTTGTCAAAGGCAGGAACATAACAGAGAATTATCTTCTGGCTCAGGAGCTTATGTCAGGGATTCGGAAAAAGGCTAGGGGGGGAAATGTAGCGCTAAAACTTGACATGGCGAAGGCGTATGATCGTGTATCGTGGATATTCATTGTCAGGGTTTTGCGCAAATTCGGATTTGGTGAGAGGTTTGTTGACATGGTTTGGAGGTTAGTGTCGAATGTTTGGTTCTCCGTCATTATTAATGGGGCATCTCATGGTTTTTTCAAATCGAGTCGTGGAATTCGTCAGGGAGATCCGCTGTCCCCATCCTTATTTGTCATTGGCGCGGAGGTGTTATCCCGAGGGCTCAATAGTCTTGCTGCACAGTCAGGTTTCTTAGGTTTCACGGTACCCAGGGGATGTCCGTCGGTCACCCACTTGGCTTTTGCGGATGATGTGCTTATTTTTGCTAATGGCTCTTCTACCTCTCTGAAGGAGATTATGCGGGTATTGGACATGTATCAACTGGCCTCGGGGCAGTTGGTGAGTGCTCAGAAGAGTGGATACTTAGTGCACCCGTCGGTGTTGCCTGCACGGCGGAGGGTAGTTGAGCGGATTACTGGCTTTTCTCG GTTAGTGTTAATCAAGCATGTTCTTGCGTCGCTTCCAACTCATCTTTTGTCTGCTGCAGTCATTCCAATGGCGACATTCAAGAGTATTGAGCGTCTTTGTGCAAATTTCTTGTGGGGGTCCTCGACCGAGCAGACTAGGCATCATTGGATTCGGTGGCCTCATCTGTGTTATCCGGTGATGGAAGGTGGCGCGGGTTTCCGGCGGGTTCACGATGTATATAATGCCTTTTCGTGTAAGCTATGGTGGGCTGTCCGCACTGGGTCATCTCTATGGGCAACCTTCATGCGGGCGAAGTATTGTAATGGGATTCATCCTTGTCAGGTGGTTAGTTCTCGGGCTGCCTCACCAACTTGGAGGCGTATGATCAATGTGAGCCGCCAGGCGGAATTATGCATG ATTCTGCCGCCATCCATTGTGGATGAGGTGATGCAGACACCGGCACTGAATGGAAGGGGGACAGATCAAGTGATCTGGAGGACGACGCAGTCAGGGCTCTTCACTCTGGCGGCGGCCTTTCAGGAGGTCTGCCAAGGTCGAAATAGGTCACTTGTCTTCTCTCGCATATGGTATCCTCGGATACCTTTGAGAGTGTCCTTGTTCATGCTGCGCTTGCTCATGAGGCGGCTGCCTTTGGATGACGTCTGGAGGGAGATGGGTTTCCAGTTGGCATCCAAGTGCTGGTGTTGTGCGCTTGCTACTGGAGAGACACTGGTGCATGTGTTTTCTGCGGGGCAGTTTGCAATGGAGGTTTGGGAGTATTTTCAGAACATATGTGGAGTGGGGAGGTCGTACGACAGTCTCCGAGCACATTTATTTGAGTGGTGGATGTTTCCTACTCCAAGGGCCAAGCAGAGATTCGTATTTGATATTGATCCAGTTTTTATCTGCTGGAACATTTGGAAGGCAAGGTGCAGAGCGGTTTTTGAGGGGGCTAGAGTACGTGTAAATGAGGTGTGTGAGGCGGTATTCCAGGATGTCCAATCGGCAGTTGAGGGTCAGTTCAGTTTGGCCATCCATGTGAGTGATTTCTCGCTGTTTTACGAAAGGGTAGTTCAATCGACTGCGCGGTATGAGTTTACAGTTGTTCGGTGA
- the LOC113708460 gene encoding protein SRG1-like: MVPTRYMRPDKDQCPTISNGGSFHQIPVVDMQCLFSFAMELINHGVNSSLVEKLKSEVQDFFNLPMAEKNKYGQEPGDVEGYGQAFVKSEEQKLDWADMLYMITQPEDLRKPHLFPKLPLPQSFRIKTIFDMN; the protein is encoded by the exons ATGGTTCCAACTCGTTACATGCGCCCCGACAAAGACCAATGTCCAACCATCTCTAACGGTGGTTCTTTCCACCAAATACCAGTTGTGGATATGCAATGCCTGTTTAGTTTTGCTATGGAG CTGATTAATCATGGAGTTAACTCTTCATTGGTGGAGAAATTGAAATCAGAAGTTCAAGATTTTTTCAATCTGCCGATGGCTGAAAAGAACAAATATGGTCAAGAACCAGGAGATGTAGAAGGATATGGGCAGGCCTTTGTCAAATCAGAGGAGCAAAAGCTTGACTGGGCTGACATGTTATACATGATCACTCAACCagaagatttaagaaaacctcaTTTATTCCCTAAGCTGCCTCTTCCTCAAAG TTTTAGGATAAAAACTATTTTTGACATGAACTAA